atcaacagatgaatggataaagaagatgtggcacatatatacaatggaatattactcagctataaaaagggatgagatggagctatatgtaatgaggtggatagaactacaatctgtcatacagagtgaagtaagtcagaaagagaaggacaaatattgtatgctaactcacatatacggaatctaaaaatggtactgatgaactcagtgacaagaataaggatgcagatacagagaatggactagagaactcgaggtatgggagggggcggggggtgaaggggaaactgagacgaagcgagagagtagcacagacatatatatactaccaactgtaaagtagatagctggtgagaagttgttgtataacaaagggagttcaactcgaggatggaagatgccttagaggactgggaccgggagggtgggggggactcaagggagggagggaatacggggatatgtgtataaaaacagatgattgaacttggtgtacccgtgcaaaaataataaataaataaaatttaaagattaaaaaaataataaaataaataaataaaacaaaacaaacaaacaaacaaaaagcaagaaaaaaaaaacagatggcgAGGCAGCCCTCACGAGTGTTGGATTCCCATCGGGAGAAGGGAAACACTGCCAAGGCAGTCCTATCAATCAGGCTGTTTACCAAGCCCCTCTGAGCCCCCTTTTCCCAAGTGCAGCCTTAAAGATCCCGGTCTCAGACCCACCTGGCAAATTCAGCTCAGCTGTGACTCACTTTCCCCAATAGCTTCCTTTTGTTCCCTGGGGTCATTTTGCTTTTGGGAGTCAAACCTGAGTGCCTGAGAGCCACCTGGGAGAGCTCGTTCAATAGCCTGACTCTGGCTGCTGGGCGATGGCAAGCTGCAGGTCAGAGGAGCAGGAGCCCAGGAATCCTCTTAACAAGCACTCCCAGGGCACGGCCCCAGGAGCCACTGTAAGTAACAACACAGTGGGGGCTTCTGGGCAATtctgccaggcagggcaccaAGTGTCCAAAGTTTAGAGATGCCAccgaggagcagagggaggggatgACACAGCCTCACTCGGGCTGACAATAGATCTAAGGTACATTCTCTGGTTTTGAACACTGGGTGTGTCACTCCAGTTCTGGGGTCCCCTGCCATCTCTTTATTCACCCTGCCTTGTATGGACGAGCACATCTCGGGGGCGGTGAGACACCGAGAAGACCACCCTCACACAGTCCAGAGAAGGCTGCAGGAACCACGTTTCTCCATTTGCAGATTCAGCCCTGGTCACAGGCACTGTGTAGGTAACAACAGCCGGCACCTGAGTGCTCCCTTGGTCCTGAGGTCAAGTGCATTATAAGCATTACTTTCTTTAGTCCTCACAGCCACATTATGAGGTTAAAgctactattatcctcattttatagatgaggacactgaggctgagagaagtaACTCGCCCGAGATTACCAGCTACTAACAGAGCCAGGATTTTGAACTTGGGCAACCTGACTTCACAGCCCAAGCATAATATACTACACTCTATTATTAAAAATCGAATTCAGCTCTCTTCAGTCCTAGTTCAGGGCTCTCATCTACTctggtctttgttttttaagccTTTCTGAGTTGATGGCTCTGTGAGCTGAGGTAGTTCTTTGCTGAAGTGGTAGCCACTCTACAGATGAGATTAGCATATCAAGAATTTAAAAAGCTGGGCCATTAATACCCTTGTCCTTGGGGCAAttgtaaaggaaggaaaatagcAAGCTCACCACTGCAAGATAAAGAGGTGGCTCTTCACAGGACCAAGCAACCCACCAGGTTCTCTGGCTTCGTGCAGGGCTGTCCAGAGCGCAGTGCCGAGAACCAACCACAGAGAATAACCTCTGAGGGAATCGTGGTCAAACTTTGGTGACCTGGGGGACAAACACTGGCCAGAAGTAACTTAGCCGTGGCTTTCATCTGTCCCCTTCAGCAAGCACAATCTCCAGCCCAGGGGCTCTTACCTGGTTCTCCTTCCAGGCGTTAACTCCCAGGGGCACCGCCTCCTCTCCACCACTTGTCAGGCTGCTCAGCACATCAGTCAGGTGGTTTGGATTTTCCCAGGTGAATCAGCTATCCTGTTGCGGTCCTTTTCTTCCAACTGGTTTATTGAAATTTTGAGAAGCCTAAAACTCAACCCCTTGTCCAGCCAATATCCTGGAGCCAGAGACTGGCTCTCGGGGATGTCACCTACCCCAGGGCTGGCTCGACTGTCTGCTTCACACTCCATCTCCTCAGCAACAAGGCGGCACCTGCAGCTTGGTTTTAATGCCCACACTGACCAAGCCAACTGTGTGTAACATGGAATTAAATCCAGATGTACAAAGGGATGTATGAAGGGCAATGAAAGGGGAAGAAATCACACTGACTTCTGAGGGCTTAGGACATCACCTGACTTCTCATTCCCGCTTCTTCCCCTTATTCACGTCTCCTCGCGTCTGGAAAAGGAATGACTTTAATAAATGGGATACCGCTCTGGCCCAGCATCCTCGTGTTCCCTACTGCGATCATGGTTTTGGGGGGTTGGTTTGATCATGTTAcaaaatgtcttataaatatgaaaatatatatataaccgagtcactttgctgtacagcaaaaattaacgcAACACTGTACATCAAtgacacttcaataaaataaaatttttaaacatgccTCTTAAAGAAACACGATCCACCGCCTGTTAACTCCTATTAACCAAAAGAGATACTATGGATCTGACATCCAACTGACAGGAGCCCTGGCACCACCACTGTGATGAGGGACAAATCAAAGAACTGATTtgacttctctcccttccttggtCTAGGAACAGCAGTACTTCCTGTCAGCcagacaggaaaacaaaagctGAGCTGTATTCTGGCCATAAATCCTTCCTTTCAAGGTCAAACACGTTCAGGCGGGTGTTGGTCCCCAGCCCGAGTGGAGCTAACTGCTTTCTGCTGACGCCTCCTTGACGTCCAGCCCGTGGCAGCACTGCTGCCTCCTGTTATGATGTCGGAACTCTCCAGAAACTGAAAAGTCCTGGAGAACACCAGTCACCCCTGGACTGGATAGTCATTACCAGGAGAAACCCGAACTCACAGCTCTGGGCTACTAATTCCCCAAGGGTCATTTATTTAGCAGGAACTGGATCCAGAAATGTTGCCCTGGATAACCCCATCCCTGTTGGaactttaaaagcttttttatcCAATGAGCAACGTCACCACCACCGGGGTACCcactccaccctcccccacctgggATGGGCTGAGCCCTCAGAACCCAGAGGGAAGCACTCTGGCTGATGGTCGATCCCAGCCTGCAGGCTCCTCTCTCAGGCTCCCACACAGGCCGGGGCCACCAGGGGGCTCTTCCCTCCACCATCTTGGTTTTTGCCAGGGCAAGAAGACACCACCACCAAGAAggataaaataagtttttatttatagTCTTATAGTAAAGGGGGAAGCCTTAACTTGCAAGACAATTCTTCAGCAGTATGTACaacatactttttatttccaTGGAATGGAATCAAACACGGACTGAGACTACAGAGTATACACTAGAAATCAGCAAATGCCAGGAACAGAgtaggaaaaagacaaagaaatgaggcCTAAACACACAAAACCCTTCCCTGGGATCTGCGGACTGCAGCCAGAACCAGGGCTGGATCACATAATGGGGACAGGTTCCAGGACAGTCGGAAGGGGAGTGGGacgagggtggggaggggtccgCACTGGGGTGCGGGTTTAGTATGAGGTGAACCGCTCTTGGTATTTACATACAAAATCTGTTGGCTCTATTTCTTAGAAATACACAcggaaagaaaggaagatttgATCATTACTTTATGAATCTGTCGCTTTGCAATACCGACATCATCAGAAATAGGGACAATTCACTCAGATTCAAATTTCAGTAGCAGGAAATAAATATCAAGACATCATCACTGGCCCTCAATACAAAACCTCTACCCCACCCGATCCTCCCTCCTCGTCCCACCCGCTACCACCCCCGCAGGCTACCGCTTCACTGCTGCTGCCCCCCCACACCACACGAGGGTCACGCGGCCCTCCCTAAGGCTGGCTGAGGGACGCAGGAGTGCAACAGGCCGAAGACTCTGCGCTGCAAAACTGTCCCCACTTCCTTTTATACCACAAACTTCTTCAAGGATCTGGTCTTTCAATAGGAGTGATAAATAgccttttaggagaaaaaaaatccttaaaaagaaGGGGGGATAATTCTGATTACTCCAAACTGGTCATCTTCTCAAAGCAGAGCAGTCCACAGATTCACAAAGTCTATCAAACAGAGGTGAGGGTGGCCCGGGAGGAGaggcctgggaggggcaggagtcCCCCGGGCACGTGCCCGGCAGGGCTGGAGGAGCTGGTGGGTGGTCAGGACACCATGTGCTCAGAGGTCTGGCCGGCCGTCTGTCCTCCACAGAAAAAGCTGCCAAGTTGGGGTGTTTTGGTTTGAATATTCCTGGTGGGGACAGGGAATCCCTGAAGggaaacgttaaaaaaaaaaaaatagtggaaatGGGGAAGGAGAACGAGAGCTGTTGTCCAAGAGCTTCTacgtaaaaataaaattaaaaaaaaaaagagagaaagagaaaaaataaagagtctCTTAAATGGTTCTGAGGGTTCTAAAGATGAACTGAAAGGAGGATAAGACGACGGAGGAGACAGACAGTTTTTATTGCTGGCCTGCCCCGTGGAGCTTAGCTGGCCTCCATCCGGAGCTTCTTCCTGCTTTGGGGCTCTTCGGGCTCTGACTCCGAGCTGGAGTCTGAGCCCCCATCGAAGGCAGAGATGGTGCTGCCCTTGGCGTTGGTGTAGAGGCTGTTGTCTGAGGAGGGGTAGTTGGTCTGCAGTTGGGCACTCGACTTCGCCTTCTCCAGTGCACGGACTGAAAGGCAACCAAGCGAGTGGGTTACAGccttctggaggctgggggagtAACCGAGTCTCAGATCAGGGTCCAGCCTGTTCTTCCGAAGGGCTTGCTGGCCCCCAAGGCTCAGGGTGGCTCATAAGTAACTCCCTTCTGGTGGCTGTTCCACCTGCACATTTCATCTCCCTCCGCCTTTCCCAGCCAGACCTGAGCGCTCAGTGGATGTGGCCAGCCACTCTGCAATGCCACCCAACCCTAAAGAGAAGGCTTGTGATGTCACCGTCCTGCTGTGGAAGCCCAGTACAGAGACAGGAGCACGAGCTCCCTGTGAGACCCAGCAGTGCAATAACAGCGAAGCTGGCCCGGCAATGCCAGGCTCCACAAGGGTGTGAAGGCCACACATCAGCAGGAAAGGATGATAGAAGAGGTATCAGCCAAAGAAAAGTTTTGGCTTAGCTCTCATGTACAAGATCCACTTGGAAAGACAAGCTGGACACTTGGAAGCAAGTCACCAATACACACAGAATACCTGGGCTTTCCAAAATGTAGCCCCTACATGCAGGCTGCTCGGCCCGGTAACCAACCCGCTGCCGCCTCCCACTGCCCATCCCTCGGTTCAGCTCATCTTGAGCCTGGAAGGTCAACccatttattttagtttagtttagtttagtttatttGAGGTGTTCTAACCCAGGTGATTACTTGCATTTCCTTTTACTTGCATCTTCcatgagggaggaagagaagtgaATTCCCCAGGAACAAAGAACTTGATCAGCTCTCGCTTTCCCCTGTGGTTGTAGGAAAAGGCGGGTGTGAGCATTGGAGAACAGCATGGGCCTGGCCCATAGGCTGCCCTGATTGGACTACCGTTGACAACGGGGAGCGCTCACTGTCCCTGAACACCTGGAGTCTCTGGCACTTACACAGCACACTCCAATCCAAGCACCTCGTAGCTCTTTTGAGACACCTGACGCCCGATGTGACCCCTACTGTAAGCGGAGCACCTGAGCCccaagaaggggagagagagcaggTGAGAAAAAAAGTCTCCAGATGTCTAACCCCTAGCCTCCACTGTTCCCTCACTGAGGGCTCAGGTCCTTCCTCAGGATGGCTCTACACTCGACTACTCAGGCCCAAGAAGCAGGGCTGCAGCTGCTCAGGAGCACACGCTCTGTAACTGGCTCTGCCTCTGCAGGCCCAGGTGCCAAGCCCTGACCTGGCTGGAGCGCAGCAGGGCCAGCCGCCCCACAAGCTCCACCGCTCACCTTGCTGCTCCAGGAGAGCATTCTGCCTCTTGAGGTCATCGATATCTTGCTGGTGTGTGTGGTTTTTCCTTCGCATATACTGGATATATTCTGTGGCTTTGTCTAGGATTTGGGCCCGGGATGCCTGTTGCAATATGAGAAAAAGCAAAGGGGACAAAATAAAGACCTAGTCCACGCAGTGAAGAAACCATGCCTTTCAGCAAAGACCGCACGAGGGAATggaagcaggagggtgaggggcaCAAGGATGAGGAAGCAGCCTAAGTGCTATGGAGAATCCTTTCTGTGCCAGTCAAGGCACCAGCTGCTGTACACTGGCGCTCTCTGAGAGGGGTAGCTCCACCAAGaacccaaggctcagagaagtttacTGGTTTATTCAAAATCACTAGCTAAAGAGTGCAGAGCCTGGATTCAAACGCAGGCCCGTCTCACCCCTGAACTTGTACCCTGCCCATTCCCTTTGGTTCTTTGGGTTGCTTTCATGCCTTCAGCCAGGCTATtcggaaaatattaaaatacttcttAACTGAGAGCTTAGGCCATTCACTCTCTGCTAGGGCCTGGCTATAGGCAGCTGGTCCAGAACGACAAGATCAAGATCTCAGTTGGAGTTGGCTCAGGATAGGAATGGGTACAAAGTTTTTCATCAAGGTCCTAGATTTCAGACACACTTTCAGACTGCTGTTTACTAGTTCCAACTGAGCCATGTGCTGTGTCACTATTTCAGCCTCTCTGGCTAAAGAGACTTTTGTGAAAGCTGTCAGAGCTTGA
The window above is part of the Hippopotamus amphibius kiboko isolate mHipAmp2 chromosome 4, mHipAmp2.hap2, whole genome shotgun sequence genome. Proteins encoded here:
- the MAX gene encoding protein max isoform X2 — translated: MSDNDDIEVESDEEQPRFQSAADKRAHHNALERKRRDHIKDSFHSLRDSVPSLQGEKASRAQILDKATEYIQYMRRKNHTHQQDIDDLKRQNALLEQQVRALEKAKSSAQLQTNYPSSDNSLYTNAKGSTISAFDGGSDSSSESEPEEPQSRKKLRMEAS
- the MAX gene encoding protein max isoform X5; its protein translation is MTSRGRMLSWSSKGKARADQVLCSWGIHFSSSLMEDASKRKFRALEKAKSSAQLQTNYPSSDNSLYTNAKGSTISAFDGGSDSSSESEPEEPQSRKKLRMEAS
- the MAX gene encoding protein max isoform X1, whose protein sequence is MSDNDDIEVESDEEQPRFQSAADKRAHHNALERKRRDHIKDSFHSLRDSVPSLQGEKQQASRAQILDKATEYIQYMRRKNHTHQQDIDDLKRQNALLEQQVRALEKAKSSAQLQTNYPSSDNSLYTNAKGSTISAFDGGSDSSSESEPEEPQSRKKLRMEAS
- the MAX gene encoding protein max isoform X3, with translation MSDNDDIEVESDADKRAHHNALERKRRDHIKDSFHSLRDSVPSLQGEKQQASRAQILDKATEYIQYMRRKNHTHQQDIDDLKRQNALLEQQVRALEKAKSSAQLQTNYPSSDNSLYTNAKGSTISAFDGGSDSSSESEPEEPQSRKKLRMEAS
- the MAX gene encoding protein max isoform X4, translated to MSDNDDIEVESDADKRAHHNALERKRRDHIKDSFHSLRDSVPSLQGEKASRAQILDKATEYIQYMRRKNHTHQQDIDDLKRQNALLEQQVRALEKAKSSAQLQTNYPSSDNSLYTNAKGSTISAFDGGSDSSSESEPEEPQSRKKLRMEAS